One Triticum dicoccoides isolate Atlit2015 ecotype Zavitan chromosome 5B, WEW_v2.0, whole genome shotgun sequence genomic window carries:
- the LOC119305263 gene encoding protein FAR1-RELATED SEQUENCE 5-like: MEAARSEGDELIADYVDCLMSLDSNARSVQNDNLILEGPVIEAGVAASVGGITEKDAMKDFVPPEDPKEPLLGMTFESDEAAKTFYNEYARHPGFPFRVGRSRRSKGAEEVVIMRRFVCSREGMYRKKNPSSDEATEKRERMSMREACNAMMEVVRESNHWVVSKLEKTHNHKLGTCSRVGYLRDRGLLDASNKITMMGSDGVPFPRQNILGEGGDAQGLLDYLKKMQANDPAFFHAIQVDKNICLMNVFWADARAKLAYQHFGDAVTFDTTYKKNKCMMPFVTFSGVNHHLQRVIFGCALLMEDTECSFVWLFETWLAAMSGKAPCSLITDQNRAMKVAIGRVFPHTCHRFCKWHILSRTKHKLAHTYSEHPTSIDESESCVVESETINTFETAWMSTIDTYDLRNNTWLQAMYNICQKCIPLYLMDTFCAEISKAQKLETMNDFYKKYFSTNVTLEVFLTQFDLSIENHYEEEAKADMDTSLNLVTTKTASPMEKQAARTYTKAVFSRFQEEFTESLAYVIQKTKDGCISEYNIMKDENSSDTFRVAYNASNKMAKCSCKYFEFSSMSYSRSIQNS, from the coding sequence ATGGAAGCTGCAAGGAGCGAAGGGGATGAGCTGATTGCGGATTATGTCGATTGCCTCATGTCCTTGGACAGCAATGCTCGGTCTGTCCAGAACGACAATCTGATTCTCGAAGGTCCAGTCATAGAAGCAGGAGTAGCTGCTTCGGTTGGTGGTATTACGGAGAAGGATGCCATGAAAGATTTTGTACCTCCAGAGGATCCTAAAGAGCCATTGCTAGGTATGACATTTGAATCTGATGAAGCAGCAAAGACTTTCTACAATGAGTATGCCAGGCACCCTGGATTTCCCTTCCGCGTTGGTAGGTCTCGCCGTTCGAAAGGTGCAGAGGAGGTTGTCATCATGAGGAGGTTTGTTTGCTCAAGGGAAGGCATGTACAGAAAGAAGAATCCATCATCAGATGAGGCTACAGAGAAGCGTGAGAGGATGTCTATGCGGGAAGCTTGCAATGCTATGATGGAGGTGGTCAGAGAATCAAACCATTGGGTTGTTTCCAAGCTTGAAAAAACTCATAATCATAAACTTGGCACCTGTAGTAGAGTTGGGTATCTTCGTGACAGAGGTTTGCTTGATGCCTCCAATAAGATCACTATGATGGGCTCAGACGGAGTGCCCTTTCCGAGGCAGAATATTCTTGGGGAAGGCGGAGACGCTCAAGGTCTTCTTGATTATTTGAAGAAGATGCAAGCCAATGACCCTGCTTTCTTCCATGCCATACAGGTCGACAAGAATATCTGTCTAATGAATGTTTTTTGGGCCGATGCTAGAGCTAAACTTGCTTATCAGCATTTTGGGGACGCTGTTACATTTGACACAACATACAAGAAGAACAAGTGTATGATGCCCTTTGTTACCTTTTCAGGAGTCAATCATCATCTCCAGCGTGTTATATTTGGATGTGCATTGCTTATGGAAGATACTGAATGCTCATTTGTTTGGCTATTTGAAACATGGCTGGCAGCAATGAGCGGGAAGGCACCATGTTCACTAATTACCGACCAAAATCGGGCCATGAAAGTTGCAATTGGAAGGGTTTTTCCGCATACCTGTCACCGCTTCTGCAAGTGGCACATTTTGAGTAGAACCAAACACAAGTTAGCTCATACATACTCTGAGCATCCTACTTCAATAGATGAGTCAGAAAGCTGTGTTGTTGAGTCTGAAACAATCAACACATTTGAAACAGCGTGGATgtcaaccattgatacttatgatttAAGAAATAATACATGGCTTCAAGCAATGTACAATATCTGCCAAAAATGCATTCCTTTGTACCTGATGGATACATTCTGTGCAGAAATATCTAAAGCGCAGAAGTTAGAAACCATGAATGATTTCTACAAGAAGTATTTCAGTACGAATGTGACACTGGAAGTTTTTCTAACCCAATTTGATTTGAGCATCGAAAACCATTATGAGGAAGAAGCAAAAGCAGATATGGACACTTCTTTAAATTTGGTGACGACAAAGACTGCATCACCAATGGAAAAGCAGGCAGCACGTACCTACACCAAAGCAGTCTTTAGTAGATTTCAGGAAGAATTTACAGAGTCTTTGGCATATGTTATTCAGAAAACTAAAGATGGCTGCATAAGTGAATACAACATCATGAAAGATGAAAATTCATCCGATACATTCCGTGTGGCCTACAATGCTTCCAATAAGATGGCAAAATGTAGTTGCAAATACTTTGAGTTCTCAAGTATGTCATATTCTAGGAGTATTCAGAATAGTTGA